From Kwoniella dendrophila CBS 6074 chromosome 11, complete sequence, a single genomic window includes:
- a CDS encoding 3,4-dihydroxy-2-butanone-4-phosphate synthase: MSRPSAVSSPAKTPPSPFQFDTIPDAIEAISRGEFVVVMDDESRENEGDLVCAASKITTEGMAWMIKWTSGFICLSLPPSKLKALELPPLLPPSGKSQDPKGTAYHLTVDANSSKHPVTTGISAHDRAYTARLLAKETPEADDLTRPGHMVTLRYRPGGVRERRGHTECAVDLCYLANLPAAGLLCELVHPTKEDGSMARRDDCWRFAKEWGLKIISVEDLAEYVQKNGKGLVPTAEEHQT, translated from the exons ATGTCCCGTCCGTCAGCTGTCTCATCACCGGCtaaaacaccaccttcacctttccaATTTGACACTATACCAGATGCTATAGAAGCTATATCTCGAGGGGAATTTGTGGTGGTCatggatgatgaatcaagagagaatgaaggtgatttagtttgTGCTGCTAGTAAGATAACAACAGAGGGTATGGCATGGATGATAAAGTGGACTAG TGGATTCATATGtttatcattaccaccttccAAACTAAAGGCATTAGAGTTACCTCCATTACTACctccatcaggtaaatcacAAGATCCTAAAGGAACAGCATATCATTTAACTGTTGATGCGAATTCATCGAAACATCCTGTAACAACAGGTATATCTGCACATGATCGTGCATATACAGCAAGACTATTAGCGAAAGAAACCCctgaagcagatgatttGACTAGACCAGGTCATATGGTTACTTTGAGGTATAGGCCTGGTGGTgtaagagaaagaagaggtcaTACTGAATGTGCTGTTG ACCTATGTTACCTAGCAAATCTACCAGCAGCGGGATTATTATGTGAATTGGTACATCCAACTAAAGAAGACGGATCAATGGCAAGAAGAGATGATTGTTGGAGATTTGCAAAAGAATGGGGATTAAAGATAATTAGtgtagaagatttagctgaataCGTACagaaaaatggtaaaggtttagTGCCAACTGCCGAAGAACATCAAACATaa